Below is a window of Tolypothrix bouteillei VB521301 DNA.
ATGGGCGGCGAGAGTTGCAAGTTCTTCTGTCGCAGGCACTTCTGTACGTCCGCTGATACGCGTCAGTATAATTGTTTGGACTAAACCGGGAACCGTCAGTTCTAATTTGAGTTTGGCGGCGGCTGCTTGAAAAGCGCTGATACCCGGTATGACTTCAAAAGGAATGTTTGCTTCTGCCAAAAGATTCATTTGTTCGTGAATTGCGCTGTAGAGACTGGGATCGCCGGAATGAAGTCGCACGACAGATTTTTGCGATCGCACCCGTTCTACCATAATTGGTAAAATTTCTTCTAAAGTTTTATTTGCAGTGCGAATAATCTCGGCATCATCTCGACAAAGTTGTAGCATTTGTTGCGGTACTAAAGAATCTGCAAATAAGATGGCATCAGCGGATGAAAGCAATTTTTGTGCTTTAACCGTGAGCAATTCAGGATCTCCAGGACCCGCGCCTACAATATACACTGCTGGTTCTACGGGCATAAGTTTTTTTTCTTCCTTAAAAAGGATAGTAGATTCACGCATAAACAAGCACGCGATCGAGTTTCTAAAAAAAATCTTGGCATTTTTCCGTAGCTTTCCGGATGTACCCCCCTAGCTTAGAAGAATGTATTGGTAGATGCACCCTGGTTAAGCCCTAGAGAATACTCTGGGGCATTTTTTATTTTTGGTCACAGGTCAGGCGTAACGACATCTGGTAGACGCCGTTTAGCTATGTAAAGCCAAGCTAACCCAGCTAACCCAAAAATAATTCCAAGCAGACTGACGATTTGTGCGATTCGCAATGGACCGAACATCAAACTATCCGTCCGAAGACCTTCTATCCAAAAACGCCCCAAACTATATCCTGCTAAATAAACCAAAGATAGCGTACCGATTTTTAGAGAAGGTTTGCCTGATAAACTCCGAAAAAACAATGTTATCAGTAAAGCGAATACTGCTAAATCCCATAAAGATTCATATAAGAAGGTAGGATGGAAGTATTTAAATTCGGCTAATTCTGGAGGACGGCGTTCTGCTGGAATGTAGAGTTTCCAAGGCAGATTGGTAGGGCTGCCAAAAGCTTCTGAGTTAAAGAAATTTCCCCAACGTCCAATGGCCTGACCGAGAATCAATGAAGGAGCAACTAAATCTGCTAATTGCCAAAAAGGTACTCGCTTGAGTTTGGCAAAGATTAACGCTGCTATGACACCACCAATAATGGCTCCATGAATGGCAATACCCCCTTGCCAAATGGCAATGATGCGTTCTGGATGCTGAGCGTACTCCGACCACTCGAACAAAACGTAGTATAATCTTGCGGCAGGAATTGCCCCAAGTACCAACCAGATTGATAAATCGCTAAGCAAATCGGGATTGACATCGCGACGCTTTGCCAAGTACTGAGAAAGGCTAACGCCAATCAAAACGGCTGAAGCAATCAAAAAGCCATACCAACGGATAACCAGTGGTCCTATCTTTACTAGAATGGGGCCTGGTGAAGTAAATTGAAATGCCAAGGGTAAAGTGAAAAAGTCCGGTATCATACAAAAGTACATAAAAGGCAAGAGAATAAAAGTGTGGTTTGAAAAGAGTTGTTGTTGAAACCTGCAGGCATAGAAATGCTTTTTGATTTTATATTTAATTTAAAATGCAGGCATAGAAAACTTCTGGGCAACCCACAGCGTAGATTTTAAGTTGCCGTGGGTTCATGAAGGTACACAAGCAATTAAAAATTCAAAATTCAAAATATGTCAGATATAATCACCTCATCAACGTTGAGGCAGCTGCCATCGTGATTGCCATCTATCCCGGAAGCTTCGACCCTGTTACTCTAGGACATCTTGACATTATCCAACGCGGTTGTCGGTTGTTTGAACGGGTTGTTGTCGCTGTATTGCGGAATCCTAACAAAACCCCTTTGTTTACCGTCCAAAAACGCTTGGAACAGATTCGTCT
It encodes the following:
- the cobM gene encoding precorrin-4 C(11)-methyltransferase, giving the protein MRESTILFKEEKKLMPVEPAVYIVGAGPGDPELLTVKAQKLLSSADAILFADSLVPQQMLQLCRDDAEIIRTANKTLEEILPIMVERVRSQKSVVRLHSGDPSLYSAIHEQMNLLAEANIPFEVIPGISAFQAAAAKLKLELTVPGLVQTIILTRISGRTEVPATEELATLAAHQASLCLYLSARHVEQAQAKLLEHYSVETPVAICYRLGWSDERIVVVPLNQMAECTHKEKLIRTTLYVISPALSQTTGRSRLYHPEHSHLFRHS
- the lgt gene encoding prolipoprotein diacylglyceryl transferase → MIPDFFTLPLAFQFTSPGPILVKIGPLVIRWYGFLIASAVLIGVSLSQYLAKRRDVNPDLLSDLSIWLVLGAIPAARLYYVLFEWSEYAQHPERIIAIWQGGIAIHGAIIGGVIAALIFAKLKRVPFWQLADLVAPSLILGQAIGRWGNFFNSEAFGSPTNLPWKLYIPAERRPPELAEFKYFHPTFLYESLWDLAVFALLITLFFRSLSGKPSLKIGTLSLVYLAGYSLGRFWIEGLRTDSLMFGPLRIAQIVSLLGIIFGLAGLAWLYIAKRRLPDVVTPDL